The Acidimicrobiales bacterium region AGCCACAGCTCTGCCTCGTGGCGGTTGGTGGACAGGTACGCGCAGATGAGCACGACGGTGCCGACGATGGTGTCGTCGTCGGTCCGGGCGACCCAACGCGTCGTCCGTCGCCACGACAGCGGGTGACGAGCCTGGGCCAGGAAGTCCTCCCACGAGTCGGGCTCCCAGTCGGGGGTGAGCTCCAGCTCGTTGGCTCGGGCGACCTCGTAGGCGGCGCGCAGGTCCGCTTCCGGCGCCGTCTGTTCGTCGAGCAGTTCGATGCGCATGGCTCCGGTGTAGCGAATTAGCGTCGCCGATGTGCGGGAATTAGCAGCCCTCCTCGTCGGCGACCCGCCCGAGGTGTGGGAGTCGACGGGCTTCGTGGTGGCCGACGGCGCCGTCGCCGTCAGCGGGGTGGCGCTGCGGCTGGGCCAAGCTGAGCCGGGCTTGTCGGGCTGGGAGCTGCGCGACGGCGCCGGCGGCCCGCCCACCCCCGACCACCCCAACGGCGTGACCGACATCGACCATGTGGTCATGGCTACGCCCGACCTCGATGCCACGGTCGACACGCTGGTGGCGGGCGGCCACAACCTGCGGCGCATCCGCGAGGCGGGCAACGGCGTACGCCAAGCCTTCTTCCGGCTCGGCCCGGTGATCCTCGAAGTGGTGGGCCCTATGGAGCAGTCGGGCCTGTGGGGCATCACCTTCACCGTGCACGACCTCGACGCCACCGCCGCCTTCCTGGGTGACCGCCTCGGCGCGGTGAAAGACGCCGTGCAACCCGGGCGCCGTATCGCCACCCTTGCCCGCTCGGCCGGCTCCACCGTGCCCATCGCCTTCATCTCGAAGCAGTGACCGACAACTGGGAACCCGAAGTCGCCGAGCTGCGCCGTCGCGAATCGATGGCCCATCACATGGGCGGCCACGAGAAGGTCGAACGGCAGCACGCGGCGGGCAAGCTCACTGTGCGCGAGCGCATCGACGGGCTGCTCGACCCCGGCACCTTCCATGAGGTCGGCGCCCTGGCGGGCCGGGCCGTCTACGACGGCACCGAACTGGTCGACCTGACACCCACCAACTTCGTCATGGGGCGCGGGCGCATCGAGGGCCGCCCAGTGGTGGTGGGCGGTGACGACTTCACCGTGCGGGGTGGCGCCGCCGACGCCTCCATCTGGCAGAAGCAGGTCATGGCCGAGCAGATGGCCAACGAACTGCGGCTGCCCATCGTCCGCCTGGTCGACGGCAGCGGTGGGGGCGGCTCGGTGAAGTCGCTGGAATCAATGGGCCGCACCTACGTGCCGTTCAACCCGGGGTGGGATTGGGTGGTGGCCAACCTGGCCACCGTCCCCGTGGTGTCGCTGGCCCTCGGCAGCGTGGCGGGCCTGGGGGCGGCCCGGGTGGTGACGAGCCACTTCTCGGTGATGGTGAAGGGCACCTCGCAGGTCTTCGTCGCCGGTCCGCCGGTGGTGGCCCGCTTGGGCGAGGAGGTCGACAAGGAGACGCTGGGCGGCAGCCACGTGCACGCCCGCAACGGCGTGGTCGACGCCGAGGCGGCGTCCGAGGACGAAGCCTTCGAGCTGGCCCGCCGCTTCCTCGCCTACCTCCCCTCGTCGGTGCACGACGCCCCGCCCCGAGGGCCGCAGGCCGACGACCCGGAGCGACGCGACGACTGGCTCATCGGCGCCGTCCCCAAGAACCGCCGCAGCGCGTTCAAGATCCGCCCCGTCATCGAGTCGTTGGTGGATGCGGGCTCGTTCTTCGAGATGGGCAAACTGTGGGGACGCTCCGCCGTCACCGGCCTGGCCCGTCTCGACGGGTGGCCGGTGGCCGTCCTGGCGTCCGACCCGTACCACTACGGCGCAGGGTGGACGGCGGAGGCGTCGCAGAAGGTGGCCCGTTTCGTCGACCTGGCCGACACCTTCCATCTGCCCGTGGTGCACCTGGTCGACCAGCCCGGCTTCGTCATCGGGACAGCGGCCGAGCAAGCGGGCACCATCCGGGCGGGCGCCCGCGCCTTGGCCGCCGTCTACCAGGCGAGCGTGCCGTGGTGCTCGGTCATCCTGCGGAGGGCCTTCGGGGTGGCCGGCGCGGCCCATCAGAACCACGCCCGCCTGTCGTACCGCTACGCCTGGCCGTCGGGCGACTGGGGTTCGTTGCCCATGGAGGGCGGCATCGAGGCCGCCTACAAGGCGCAGTTGGAAGCGGCCGACGACCCCGACGCGCTGCGAGCGGAGATACAAGCCAAGCTCGACCTGGTGCGCTCCCCGTTCCGCACCGCCGAGGCGTTCCTCGTCGAAGAGATCATCGACCCTCGCGACACCCGCCCGTTGCTCTGCGAGTTCGCCGAACTG contains the following coding sequences:
- a CDS encoding carboxyl transferase domain-containing protein encodes the protein MTDNWEPEVAELRRRESMAHHMGGHEKVERQHAAGKLTVRERIDGLLDPGTFHEVGALAGRAVYDGTELVDLTPTNFVMGRGRIEGRPVVVGGDDFTVRGGAADASIWQKQVMAEQMANELRLPIVRLVDGSGGGGSVKSLESMGRTYVPFNPGWDWVVANLATVPVVSLALGSVAGLGAARVVTSHFSVMVKGTSQVFVAGPPVVARLGEEVDKETLGGSHVHARNGVVDAEAASEDEAFELARRFLAYLPSSVHDAPPRGPQADDPERRDDWLIGAVPKNRRSAFKIRPVIESLVDAGSFFEMGKLWGRSAVTGLARLDGWPVAVLASDPYHYGAGWTAEASQKVARFVDLADTFHLPVVHLVDQPGFVIGTAAEQAGTIRAGARALAAVYQASVPWCSVILRRAFGVAGAAHQNHARLSYRYAWPSGDWGSLPMEGGIEAAYKAQLEAADDPDALRAEIQAKLDLVRSPFRTAEAFLVEEIIDPRDTRPLLCEFAELAAPLRGSGPSARPFRP